A stretch of the Tachyglossus aculeatus isolate mTacAcu1 chromosome 6, mTacAcu1.pri, whole genome shotgun sequence genome encodes the following:
- the LOC119929623 gene encoding olfactory receptor 1361-like — MDTGNDTVVTEFILLGLSSRPELQPLIFALILTMYLVNLAGNSLIVAVAWTDPRLQTPMYFLLSQLSLLDMGFASITVPQLLVHTFSRRRTIPFHRCIAQFFFFVTAGNMEGYLLAAMAYDRLVAICRPLHYTSVLTRGLCVRLVVGPWGLNVLHALLHTVLVLRLSFCSRRILHFFCDVPALLQLSCTPPYLNELVVLTLGATVTLSPFLFILASYGRIGAAVLRLRSAAGLRKAASTCGSHVVVVSLFFGTVIRLYFTPLSAHNLDRDRHVAVFYTVVTPMLNPLIYSLRNREVKGAVRRLAARLRGTEGRV, encoded by the coding sequence ATGGACACCGGGAACGACACCGTGGTGACCGAGTTCATCCTCCTGGGCCTGTCCAGCCGCCCGGAGCTGCAGCCGCTCATCTTCGCGCTGATCCTCACCATGTACCTGGTCAACCTGGCGGGAAACTCCCTGATCGTCGCCGTGGCCTGGACCGACCCCAGGCTGCagacccccatgtacttcctgctGAGCCAGCTCTCCCTGCTGGACATGGGTTTCGCCTCCATCACCGTCCCGCAGCTCCTCGTCCACACCTTCTCCCGACGCCGGACCATCCCCTTCCACAGGTGCATCGCCCAGTTCTTCTTCTTCGTGACGGCGGGCAACATGGAGGGCTACCTGCTGGCCGCCATGGCTTACGACCGTTTGGTGGCCATCTGCCGCCCGCTGCACTACACGTCCGTGCTGACCCGAGGCCTCTGTGTGCGCCTGGTGGTGGGGCCCTGGGGCCTGAACGTCCTGCACGCCCTGCTGCACACCGTCCTCGTCCTCCgactctccttctgcagccgcCGCATCCTGCacttcttctgcgacgtcccggCCCTGCTGCAGCTGTCCTGCACGCCCCCCTACCTCAACGAGCTGGTGGTCCTCACCCTGGGAGCCACGgtgaccctctcccccttcctcttcatcctggCCTCCTACGGCCGCATCGGGGCGGCCGTGCTGAGGCTGCGCTCGGCCGCGGGGCTGCGCAAGGCGGCGTCCACCTGCGGCTCGCACGTGGTGGTGGTATCGCTGTTCTTCGGGACAGTGATCCGCCTGTACTTCACACCCCTCAGCGCCCACAACCTGGACCGCGACCGGCACGTGGCGGTGTTTTACACCGTCGTGACGCCCATGctcaaccctctcatctacagcctgaggaaccgcgagGTCAAGGGGGCCGTCCGCAGGCTGGCGGCCAGACTCCGGGGGACGGAAGGGCGTGTTTAG
- the LOC119929624 gene encoding olfactory receptor 1M1-like, which translates to MDGSNQTGVSGFVLLGLSSDPGTQRLLFVVFLGLYLVAVLGNLLIVLAVGSDPRLHSPMYFFLANLSLVDVGATSATVPRMLADLRTQSPTISYAGCLAQLYFFLLFTDLENFLLTVMAYDRLVAICRPLHYCTVMSRRHCGLLLAACWITTHLYALARTVLVDRLPFCGSHQIAHFYCDLNPILRLSCTRPWANQAVLWYWRGALISLPTLLILGSYARIVATVLRVPSAGGKRRAFSTCGSHLAVVLLFYGTVIGVYLFPSGAGSAEKARIAAAALYTTVTPLLNPFIYSLRNRDLHRALRSLGPRRTSSQ; encoded by the coding sequence ATGGACGGGAGCAACCAGACGGGCGTATCCGGATTCgtcctgctgggcctgtccagCGATCCGGGGACGCAGCGGCTCCTCTTTGTGGTCTTCCTGGGGCTGTATCTGGTCGCGGTGCTGGGGAacctgctcatcgtcctggccGTCGGCTCAGACCCACGCCTCCActcgcccatgtacttcttcttggCCAACCTGTCCCTGGTGGACGTGGGTGCCACCTCAGCCACCGTCCCCAGGATGCTGGCCGACCTCCGGACCCAGAGCCCAACCATCTCCTACGCTGGCTGCCTGGCCCAGCTCTATTTCTTCCTTCTGTTCACGGACCTGGAGAATTTCCTTCTCACGGTGATGGCGTATGACCGGTTGGTGGCCATCTGCCGCCCACTGCACTACTGCACGGTGATGAGCCGCCGGCACTGCGGCCTGCTGCTGGCCGCCTGCTGGATCACCACGCACCTCTACGCCCTGGCGCGCACCGTGCTGGTCGACCGGCTGCCCTTCTGCGGGTCCCATCAGATCGCTCATTTCTACTGCGACCTCAACCCCATCCTGCGGCTGTCCTGCACCCGACCCTGGGCCAACCAGGCTGTGCTGTGGTACTGGAGAGGGGCTCTGATCTCCCTGCCCACCTTGCTCATCCTGGGCTCCTACGCCCGCATCGTGGCCACCGTCCTGAGGGTCCCCTCGGCCGGGGGAAAGCGcagggccttctccacctgtggctcgcACCTGGCTGTGGTCTTGCTGTTCTACGGGACGGTCATCGGCGTGTACCTCTTTCCCTCTGGGGCCGGCTCGGCGGAGAAGGCCCGAATCGCCGCGGCGGCGCTGTACACGACGGTCACCCCactgctgaaccccttcatctatagCTTGCGCAACCGCGACCTACATCGCGCCCTGCGCTCGCTCGGCCCCCGGAGAACCTCCTCGCAGTGA